Below is a genomic region from Ictalurus punctatus breed USDA103 chromosome 12, Coco_2.0, whole genome shotgun sequence.
cagtattcCCAAACACAAGGGTGAGTAAAATGAAAatcttataattattattagttagtTTTGTTAGCAAATAGATGTCACTAAAGTGTTTTGTATTTCTACACCATCTACATTTTGAAGAATGCAAGTGTTCCAGCATTTAACAAGTGTCTGGATTTCTctagaaaataaaacatcatcTGGTTGCTCATTTATGACCTTTAAAGTTTTCATTAAACCCCCACAATACTCAATTAAATACTCAAGTTTGGAtacagaaatgttttctttattttttactatttctcatattttaatataataaggAAGACTTTCAAACTATGGACAAAATCGAAATTTGCCTGGGGAACAAACTTTATTTCCCATCTCACCTTTAAAGGCTTCTGTATACATCCTATTCCACCACCCCACATctttcctgcttttttttttttttttttacttccatcCACCCATGTCCACTCAGCATATTTCCTCGTCCTCTCTGTCACCTTCTTTCTCCAAtgcatctatctctctcttgcaGTCTTCGCACCCCTGCGTCCCACACCTTCCTAACAGCACCAGTCCCTCTGAGTTCATTCCTTCCATCATCACCCCAGGCAATCCGTCCTTCCTAGAGGGCCATGTGGTGTCAATCACCTTTGCTTGCTGGCAGTGCTGAAGCGGAAGGTTGATGGAGTAGATGCTGCCACTCGCATCGGCCATGATTATATCTTCATAAGGTGGGGCATGGCTGGCAGCCTCTTCCAGGCGAATACGAGCACGGTGATTCATCTCAATCACCATCTTGGTGTAGGAGTTGAGGGTGAAGACAGCAGCAGCCATGCAGCAGCTGAAAGAAATCCAAGCCAGACTGGACGGAAATGTagctgtgtgttagtgttaaaccaaatgaaatggaaaatgtttaaaagagaAGGAGACAAAAAAGTTAAGGCTTACGCGAATGACCAGCCATAATCCCAGGTCTGCGGTCTCCAGTCTTTAGGACCAATGCTCACAGTCAACTGAAACACTGTAGTGTACATCATATGTGCTACCATCCCCAACATTCCTAAAACAAGGACAATGGCATGGAAATTTACAACAGAAAGGACATAATTAAACGTTGCCCAGCATTATACGCTATATGGtgaaaagtatgtggacactgaTCTTCACACTCTTACgtagttcttccccaaactgttgccacaaagctcGAAGCATggaattgtctagaatgtcttggTATTCTGTAggattacagtttcccttcactggaactgagacccaaacctgttccagcatgaaacaaagcgagctccatgaagatatggtgtgttaaggttggaagaagtTGGAAGAACTTgtgtgtcctgcacagagccctgacctcaaccccactgaacacccctttgggatgaactggaactggcaCCTCCTCGACATCCCagcatcagtgtctgacctcaacctcactaatgctcgtgtagctgaatgaacacaaatccccacagccactccccaaaatctagtggagagCCTTCCCAGAATGGAGcttgggtgtgatggtcaggtgtccacaaaggTTTAGCTATATCTTGTATGTCACCTTCATTACCATCATCAAGGTATTAAACTGAATACCCAATAACTCACCTGAGAGAACGGTGCAAATGGCAGCAAAGGCATTGATCTTGAGTGCATACATCTCCTTATTTAAGCAAAGTAACAGCAACTCCATGCACATCATGAGGAATCCCATGGCCAGCAGAGTGATATACATGAATTCTGAGAACAAGGAGAGCCAAAGAACCCCtgaaaatatatagatatataaaacaGACATGTAAGATAATGACATTCTTCTTTATTATTGTTAAAAATCCactgttaaaaacaaaattacCATATTGGTAACCTCATAAACCCATTCTGGTTATATATGGTGTCTAATATATAGTTGGAATCACACAAGCACTTTGTAAAATATGTTCTATTGCACCCATCCTAACTGCCAGGTATGGTGAATATTACCCAGGTACCCTCTTGTGTGTCAATACAAGCATACCAAGAAAGATCATCAACAAAATCACAAACTAACTTTATTTGATATGAACACCATTAT
It encodes:
- the si:ch211-232m10.6 gene encoding germ cell-specific gene 1-like protein — translated: MLKRMSRRSRSLLSLSLTSLALTLSVLAFCTSFWCEGTHKVVKPLCLSPVKMKNCGQNNSQPYTTESPASDTKKPESNVTTTPKQMEEQALMKAKKLSNTVHYVWETGEDKYMLRYFHTGFWLSCEKHHNGEKCRSFIELTPVEAQGVLWLSLFSEFMYITLLAMGFLMMCMELLLLCLNKEMYALKINAFAAICTVLSGMLGMVAHMMYTTVFQLTVSIGPKDWRPQTWDYGWSFALAWISFSCCMAAAVFTLNSYTKMVIEMNHRARIRLEEAASHAPPYEDIIMADASGSIYSINLPLQHCQQAKVIDTTWPSRKDGLPGVMMEGMNSEGLVLLGRCGTQGCEDCKREIDALEKEGDREDEEIC